Proteins from one Mycobacterium adipatum genomic window:
- the eccA gene encoding type VII secretion AAA-ATPase EccA — MDTVSDTLTASGGATRVDRDLVNRFATCCRSLGLSVNDRQRPADPAAARSGFAELTRIARDQCDAWIGLAAAGAGENAGRVIATIWRTRGTFGALTREIELGAEDLGFTYDTGLYLQFRATSRDDIALAYAATLGAAGEFAAADRLVEEAISRRPAWLQARWVRVALYQRSRRWSDVVRTLTPVVNNPRLDEHYAHAARVTLAIALANLGMFAPALSHLENPEGPVAVAAVDGGLVKGLSLRAQGEDDEAADVLAELYAANPEHAGVQEALSDKSFGLATTTADRIEARSDPWDPSTEPGESDFVDPGAKERKAHLLIEAEAELAEFIGLEEVKYQVARLKSSVAMSIRRQERGLAVAQRTNHLVFAGPPGTGKTTIARVVAKIYCGLGLLKKETVREVHRADLIGQHIGETEAKTNAIIDSALDGVLFLDEAYALVSTGAKNDFGLVAIDTLLARMENDRDRLVVIVAGYRADLDRFLDTNEGLRSRFTRSIDFPSYSASELVEMATRMAEKRDSIFEQTAHDEMETLFAHLAASTTPDATGTARRSLDIAGNGRFVRNLVERSEEEREYRLDHSDSDDFTDEELMAITADDVRRSAAPLLRGLGLTAPAR; from the coding sequence ATGGATACGGTCAGTGACACGCTCACCGCGAGTGGAGGAGCAACACGCGTCGATCGCGACCTGGTGAACAGGTTCGCGACCTGCTGCCGATCGCTGGGATTGTCGGTCAACGACCGGCAGCGTCCCGCGGACCCGGCCGCGGCGCGATCGGGCTTTGCCGAGCTGACCCGCATCGCCCGTGACCAGTGTGACGCCTGGATCGGCCTGGCGGCCGCCGGCGCGGGCGAGAACGCCGGCCGCGTCATCGCCACCATCTGGCGCACCCGGGGCACCTTCGGGGCGCTCACCCGCGAAATCGAGCTCGGCGCCGAGGATCTCGGATTCACCTACGACACCGGCCTTTACCTGCAGTTCCGCGCGACCAGCCGTGATGACATCGCGCTGGCGTATGCGGCCACACTCGGTGCGGCCGGTGAGTTCGCCGCCGCCGATCGGCTTGTCGAGGAAGCGATCTCACGCCGGCCGGCCTGGCTGCAGGCACGCTGGGTCCGCGTCGCGCTCTACCAGCGCAGCCGGCGCTGGTCGGATGTGGTGCGCACGCTGACACCGGTGGTCAACAACCCGCGCCTCGACGAGCACTACGCGCACGCCGCGAGGGTGACGCTGGCCATCGCACTGGCAAACCTGGGCATGTTCGCCCCCGCGCTCTCGCACCTGGAGAACCCCGAGGGTCCGGTCGCGGTGGCGGCCGTCGACGGCGGGCTGGTGAAGGGGCTGTCCCTGCGAGCCCAGGGCGAGGACGACGAAGCCGCCGATGTGCTGGCCGAGTTGTACGCCGCCAACCCCGAGCATGCCGGGGTCCAAGAGGCGTTGTCGGACAAATCCTTCGGGCTCGCCACCACGACCGCCGACCGTATCGAGGCACGCAGCGATCCGTGGGATCCCTCGACCGAGCCGGGGGAGTCCGACTTCGTCGATCCGGGCGCCAAGGAACGCAAGGCGCACCTGCTGATAGAAGCCGAGGCCGAACTCGCGGAGTTCATCGGACTGGAAGAGGTCAAGTATCAGGTTGCGCGCCTGAAAAGCTCTGTGGCCATGTCGATCCGGCGCCAGGAGCGCGGGCTGGCCGTCGCGCAGCGCACCAATCACCTGGTCTTCGCCGGCCCACCGGGAACCGGTAAGACCACGATCGCCCGGGTGGTGGCCAAGATCTACTGTGGGCTGGGTCTGCTGAAGAAGGAGACGGTCCGCGAAGTTCACCGCGCCGACCTCATCGGTCAGCACATCGGCGAGACCGAGGCCAAGACCAACGCCATCATCGACAGCGCCCTGGACGGTGTGCTGTTCCTCGACGAGGCCTACGCCCTGGTGTCGACGGGTGCCAAGAACGATTTCGGCCTGGTCGCGATCGACACCCTGCTGGCCCGCATGGAGAACGACCGCGACCGGTTGGTCGTCATCGTCGCCGGCTACCGCGCCGACCTGGACCGCTTCCTGGACACCAACGAAGGTCTGCGGTCCCGTTTCACCCGCAGCATCGACTTCCCCTCCTACAGCGCGTCCGAACTCGTCGAGATGGCGACCCGGATGGCCGAGAAACGCGACAGCATCTTCGAGCAGACGGCCCACGACGAGATGGAGACCCTGTTCGCGCATCTGGCCGCCAGCACCACCCCGGACGCCACCGGCACCGCACGGCGCAGCCTGGATATCGCCGGTAACGGCCGGTTTGTCCGTAACCTCGTCGAGCGTTCCGAGGAGGAACGCGAATACCGATTGGACCATTCGGATTCCGATGACTTCACCGACGAAGAGCTGATGGCGATCACCGCTGATGACGTCCGGCGCTCGGCTGCTCCGCTGCTGCGCGGGCTCGGCCTGACGGCGCCCGCCCGATGA